CCGTGGACCGATGCCTGGCTCGGCGAGAACAGCTCCGGCCTGCTCGGGCAGGTCCAGCGCAGCCGGTTCGGCGTCCCGGATGCCGAGCTGGCCAAGGTGCTCTCGGAGTCGACGCTCTCCCTGCTGCGCGCCGCGGGCGGGATCAAGAAAGTGACATGGGAGGAGCAGGAGGCGGTCTGGCGGGAGGTCGTGCAGAACCTGGCCGAGCGTCCGGACTCACTCGCGGGTCGCTGGGTGATCGATCGCACCGTGGACAGCAGAGCCTTCCTGATACGTGACTTCGACCGACCGCTGTCGGAGACACTGCCGTTCGGGCGCCGGGAGACCGACGCGGAGAAGCAGGCTCGTCGAAAGTATGAGGGCGAGTTCTACCGGGACTACGGAATCGGCCTGATGGACATGCTGGACCTGTCGGTTTACGACGTGTTCGCCCAGCGCTTCGAGGACGACCAACACGGCGCTGTCCACGCCGAGCTGGGCGGAGCCCTGGGCGGCATGGCCTCGCCCAACGACCCGGCGTTCTGGTTCCTGCACAGCTTCGTTGACAAGGTCTGGGCGGACTGGCAGGCCAAACAGCGTCGCGAGCACCCGGACGCGGCCCCGTATCTGCCGGTGCAGGGAACCGGTGACATCCTCGGATACCGGGACCTGTTCGGGCCGTGGAAGACCATGACGGCAGAGAAGCTGATCAACACGGCAGAGATCAGGCATCCGCAGTACGGCCTGATCAGCTACACCTATGGCTGAGCTTGGTGTTTGAGCCGGCCGATCACTGACCTGCTGATCTTGGTTCGTTCCCGGGTGTCTGGATCGTTGATATGGCATGGGGCGGGGTGATTTGACGGATGCGGAGTGGGAGCGACTGCGGCCGTTGACCGTCTTCCACGGACCGTAGCGTTCCGGCAGGTCACGTCACGAGATCCCGGTACGGATCTTGTAGACCATCCCGTTGATGACCTGTCGGTCCGCCACGCGCGGCCGCCCGGAGGCGGCCCGCGGTATCAGCGGAGCGAGTAACTCCCACTCCTGATCGCTGAGTTCATGGCGACGTATCACGCGACCGTGATCCACCATACGACGATCTTTGAAGGCGGGCCCTAGTCGAGGAGTCTGACGATGAGTTCCTCGCGTGCGGACACACCGAGCTTGCGGTAGATCGATTTGAAGTGGTCATTGACGGTGTGGGGCGACATTCTCAGACGCCGGGCGATTTGTTTGGTGGCCTGCCCCTCAAGGACCTGCCTGATGACCGCGCGTTCCTTGGGGGTCAGGCCGTGCCAGAGCGCCATCGCTGGCAGTAGTTCGGTGCCGGTGGCTGGTTGGATCGTCACAGCCACCGCGCTGTTTTCCTTGCCGGTCATGGGCTGGGCGCGCAAGAGGATCCAGCCACGCCGGGTGGGGATGCGGGTGAGCGCTGGCGTATCCCGGCGGCGCGCGGCCTGGGTGAGGTTCCAGACGGTGCTTTCCATCGGCATTTGCGGCCCAGCGAGTGCGTGGGCGGGCAAAGTCTCCAGCTCACCGATCCACTCGCGCGCCGATGGTGTGGCCGTCACGACCGTCTCATCGGCTCCGACGATGAGCACACCCGGCGGCTGGTCGAGCCTGCTGGGCTCCGGCGGTGCGCCCGTCGCGTAGCGTCTCATCGCGGCGACGACGTCCCGGCCGAGCCGCTGGGCGCTGGCCGCCTCGGCCGCTGAGAACGGCCGGGCTCCCTGGGGGCGAAGCAGGACCAGCCCGCCCCAGGCTCTTCCCGCATCGACCAGCGCGATACGCAGCTCGCTACCGACACCTTGGCCGGCCATCACCGCGCGCATCGCGGCGTTGCGGCGCGGGCCGGGAGCGTCGGTGTTGAGGACACCCACCCGGCACGGACCCTCGACCAACTGCTCGAAGGCAAAGGGGTGATCGCCATCCAGGTGGTCGCCCAGGGTCAGTCGGCGGGCGGCCGCGGGGCTGTAGCCGTGCTGTCTTGCCAGGAAGCAGCCAGCGCCGGTGACCGGGTCCACCGCAGCGAGCATGTATCCCTCGTGCGGTATCACACGCCCGATCCACCGCGAGATCACCGTGCCCAACTCGGTGGTGGAGCCGACCTCCGCCGCAGCCCCGATCGCCGTGGCGCGGGAAGCCCTCTCTGCAGTGCTCACCCGACCAAGTATCAGCTACGCAACGCAGTCCGGCGGAAACATACTGCCATTGCTCACTGCCATGCCTCAGACTTCGCAGCCGTGACAACCCCCAAGACCTGGGGATACCTTCGCGCCTGCTGCTCGAGAGAGCGTTGAGGCCGACAGAGCGGATCGCCGCCATAACGTGCCCGGAGCCGACTCCGCCACCGGAGAAACGCGCAGCGAGATCCTCCGGCGCCTGGCGCTGACACTCGACACCTGGCTGGACGAACGCGAGCCCCCGAAACACCCGGCACAGGCCTCTTCGAATGGCCGGTCGACACGCAGGCGCTCCAGGGTGGCGGCCTTGCCGCGGAGTTTCTTGGCCCTCCAGTAGGAGCGGGCCGGAGGAACCGGGGTTGGTGAGGCCGCGGCCGCTCGCCGCTGCGCGGTACGAGCGGCCGCGGAGTCCTCCGGTAGGTCGGTTCACACCGCGCGGAAGCTCCAGTGCTGGTTGGCTCCGCCCCAGCAATCTCCCTGAATGACGTCCGCGCCGTGGGCGACGCTTGCGTCCTTCACATCCAGGCACTTGTTACTGTGCTGGGCCCGGATCTCGTAGTAGCCGGTACCGAGATTGACCAGCCGCCAGTGCTGGTTGGCTCCGCCCCAGCAATCTCCCTGAATGACATCCGCGCCGTGGGCGACACTTGCGTCCTTCACATCCAGGCACTTGTTACTGTGCTGGGCCCGGATCTCGTAGTAGCCGGTACCGAGATTGACCAGCCGCCAGTGCTGGTTGGCTCCGCCCCAGCAATCTCCCTGAATGACATCCGCGCCGTGGGCGACACTTGCGTCCTTCACATCCAGGCACTTGTTACTGTGCTGGGCCCGGATCTCGTAGTACTGGTCCGCTGTCGGCATCGCGTTGGCCGGCTGGGGCGAGAACAGCCCGAAAGAAAAGGCGCTGGCCGCGGTCGCTGTCACAGCGGTGATCGGTTTGATGAGTCGCATGATTGTTCCTTTCGTGTCGAGTAATGGGCTTGATGTCCGCGTTTTCTTCTGGGCCGATCTCCTTCGCATAGCTTCGGTGCTTGGACGTGCTGGGCAAGGGCCCGAGCCGCTGAAGGCTGCCAGTCCGCTGCCGGGCACGTAATCGAGAATCGTCTGGCGCGGGTCCCTCGGGAATCCCAAACTTTGGGGGGTTGACGCAGACGCTTGTCGGCTCCAGTGCCACAGGCATTGTGAGGCGGGAGTGTCCCGATCGCGGGATACACACGTGGTGGGTGACGACGACATCTCCGGCTGATATCCGGAAATGACTGAACTCGTGATCCGGTCGAATATGAGTCGAGATCGCGAGTCGTCAGAGGAGTTACGCGGGCGACCTGAGATCGCCTCCGGCCTTCTCCCAAGCTGTGCGGTCTCGGTGATGCGCTGGGTTTCCTCTTCCTGACCGACCAAGTCGTCACCGACTCGCAGTGAACATGCGGGGAGCACAGCCAGGCAGCCAGCCGAATCGTGTCAGCTGAGGACGTTCGGTATCTCTACCAAGGGCTCCGCTACGCGGGCCGTCGCGCGGTTCGCTGGTGGACGGGCTGCGGGCTCTCCCTACGGCCGGGGCGACCAGACCATGCCGCGCTCGGCCATCATCCAGGTGACCGCGGTGCCGAGTCCGAGCGGCTCGCGGCCGTCCCGCCGTACGGCCTGG
This portion of the Streptomyces asiaticus genome encodes:
- a CDS encoding tyrosinase family protein, with the translated sequence MTPYVRKNHSALGDEERQLLLDAIVELNTTPSAAPHPGNTNGTVYGDFVATHVDAMVIGPGHGSPIFLPWHRQYLIEFEQALNRTETARGKPRIALAYWDWTTDREENASPWTDAWLGENSSGLLGQVQRSRFGVPDAELAKVLSESTLSLLRAAGGIKKVTWEEQEAVWREVVQNLAERPDSLAGRWVIDRTVDSRAFLIRDFDRPLSETLPFGRRETDAEKQARRKYEGEFYRDYGIGLMDMLDLSVYDVFAQRFEDDQHGAVHAELGGALGGMASPNDPAFWFLHSFVDKVWADWQAKQRREHPDAAPYLPVQGTGDILGYRDLFGPWKTMTAEKLINTAEIRHPQYGLISYTYG
- a CDS encoding transposase — encoded protein: MVDHGRVIRRHELSDQEWELLAPLIPRAASGRPRVADRQVINGMVYKIRTGIS
- a CDS encoding helix-turn-helix transcriptional regulator; this encodes MSTAERASRATAIGAAAEVGSTTELGTVISRWIGRVIPHEGYMLAAVDPVTGAGCFLARQHGYSPAAARRLTLGDHLDGDHPFAFEQLVEGPCRVGVLNTDAPGPRRNAAMRAVMAGQGVGSELRIALVDAGRAWGGLVLLRPQGARPFSAAEAASAQRLGRDVVAAMRRYATGAPPEPSRLDQPPGVLIVGADETVVTATPSAREWIGELETLPAHALAGPQMPMESTVWNLTQAARRRDTPALTRIPTRRGWILLRAQPMTGKENSAVAVTIQPATGTELLPAMALWHGLTPKERAVIRQVLEGQATKQIARRLRMSPHTVNDHFKSIYRKLGVSAREELIVRLLD
- a CDS encoding RICIN domain-containing protein, with amino-acid sequence MRLIKPITAVTATAASAFSFGLFSPQPANAMPTADQYYEIRAQHSNKCLDVKDASVAHGADVIQGDCWGGANQHWRLVNLGTGYYEIRAQHSNKCLDVKDASVAHGADVIQGDCWGGANQHWRLVNLGTGYYEIRAQHSNKCLDVKDASVAHGADVIQGDCWGGANQHWSFRAV